One part of the Acinetobacter sp. XS-4 genome encodes these proteins:
- a CDS encoding TetR/AcrR family transcriptional regulator: MPNLEASFRALRVLHAAKDLFNQNGFYIGIDRIIEEAKIPKATFYNYFHSKERLIQMSLTFQIDALKHEVFSIIHSYCELMAFDKLKKIYLLHANLEGFYRLPFKAIFEIEKIYPAAYKLVIDYRNWFINEIHKFLLTVKATAIVEDAHMFLFVIDGAMVQLLETNNTDERDALLEYFLSRV; this comes from the coding sequence ATGCCAAATTTAGAAGCTTCATTTAGAGCATTACGCGTGCTCCACGCAGCAAAAGATTTATTTAATCAAAATGGGTTTTACATCGGGATAGATCGAATTATTGAGGAAGCCAAAATCCCCAAAGCCACTTTTTATAACTATTTTCATTCCAAAGAAAGGCTCATTCAGATGAGCTTAACTTTTCAAATAGATGCCTTAAAACATGAGGTATTTTCAATTATTCATTCGTACTGTGAACTCATGGCATTCGATAAACTCAAGAAAATTTACCTCTTACATGCGAACTTAGAAGGCTTTTATCGGTTGCCATTTAAAGCCATTTTTGAAATTGAAAAGATCTATCCAGCAGCTTATAAACTCGTGATTGACTATCGAAACTGGTTCATTAATGAAATTCATAAATTCCTTTTAACTGTAAAAGCGACTGCTATAGTTGAAGACGCGCACATGTTTTTATTTGTGATTGATGGAGCCATGGTTCAGCTTTTAGAGACCAATAACACCGATGAAAGGGATGCATTACTGGAGTACTTTTTAAGTCGGGTTTGA
- a CDS encoding tetratricopeptide repeat protein, which produces MNNFKIIFIILGLTFSMNLFANPTFSDDLLKRATSGDTSAQLELADVYVHGWGVEENETQAEFWATKSAESGNVKAMYWLGEGYATYAGLVGDMDPADADEHYKKAFKWFSKGTQLNDADCIAGLASLYSSGDGVEKDSQKALELRKKAAALGSKEAMRDIAFMYEYGLGVEKNLEIAKFWSEKGKI; this is translated from the coding sequence ATGAATAACTTCAAAATTATTTTCATTATTTTAGGATTAACATTTTCAATGAATTTATTTGCTAATCCAACGTTCTCAGATGATCTATTAAAAAGAGCTACAAGTGGTGATACATCAGCCCAACTAGAATTAGCCGATGTTTATGTACATGGGTGGGGTGTCGAGGAGAATGAAACTCAAGCGGAATTTTGGGCAACTAAATCAGCTGAAAGCGGTAATGTAAAAGCAATGTATTGGCTCGGTGAGGGTTATGCTACGTATGCTGGACTTGTTGGAGATATGGATCCAGCTGATGCAGATGAACACTACAAAAAAGCTTTTAAGTGGTTTTCTAAAGGAACTCAACTAAATGATGCAGATTGTATAGCGGGATTAGCTAGCTTATATAGTAGTGGTGATGGTGTTGAAAAGGACTCTCAAAAAGCATTAGAGTTACGTAAAAAGGCTGCTGCTCTAGGTAGTAAAGAAGCTATGAGAGATATTGCCTTTATGTATGAATATGGATTGGGTGTAGAGAAAAATTTAGAGATTGCAAAATTTTGGAGTGAGAAAGGAAAGATTTAA